GAGCGGAGTCGTTCCTCGCGTTGGTTGGCAATGCTGACCACGAGTAAGGAAAGCAGTGCGATAGAGCAAAAAATGATCAGGTAGGCCAATTCTGGGTCCTGAAGCTAAAAATTTTCACAAGGCTGTCGGCCGGTTCCGCTAAAGCTTGAAGGCTTGCGGGATAAATTTTATAAAAATCAGTAGGTTAAGTGCCGTTTTGTGTAGTGACTCCAGACTCAGTTTAGACCCTGATTCTGGGCTTTTTGTGCCGATGTGCTAAACACTTATCACTTGACCCTGTGAGTTTCAGGTTTTATATATGCGCACCCTGAGTTGCTGCCAATGGCGTTTGCGGGGCCTGTTCGCCTTGTACAAGTCCCGATGGGGTCTTATAAATAGTTTTGTCAGTTGCGCGTATATAAAGAACAAAGAAGCAAAATTCGAGAATTTTTATGGCTAAAGCACTTGTCATCGTGGAATCCCCGGCCAAGGCAAAAACGATCAATAAATACCTGGGCAGTGATTTCGTCGTTAAGTCCAGCGTGGGGCATATCCGCGACCTACCCACCAGTGGCAGTGCAAAGGGTGCCGTAGACCCAAAGGAGCGGGCCAGGCAAGCCGCCATAACGCGCAAAATGTCGCCGGAAGAAAAGGCCAGGCACAAGGAAACCAAAGCCCGGGAACAACTGATCAACCGCATGGGCATCGACCCTGAGCATCATTGGCAGGCCCAATACGCAATCTTGCCGGGCAAGGAAAAAGTGGTTGCTGAATTGCGCTCACTGGCGGCCAAAGCCGATGAAATTTATCTCGCAACGGACTTGGACCGCGAAGGAGAGGCCATTGCCTGGCACCTGCGGGAAGCCATTGGTGGTGATGAATCACGCTACAAGCGCGTAGTGTTCAACGAGATTACCAAATCCGCTATTCAGGAGGCGTTTTCGGAACCCGGCTCGCTGGATATGGACCGCGTAAACGCACAGCAGGCCCGCCGCTTTCTGGACCGGGTGGTGGGTTATATGGTGTCTCCCCTGTTGTGGGAAAAGGTTGCACGCGGGCTGTCTGCCGGGCGGGTTCAGTCTGTTGCGGTGCGTTTGTTGGTCGAGCGTGAACGTGAAATCCGCGCCTTTGTTCCCGAAGAATACTGGGATATTTTTGCCAATCTGACCAACCAGCAACAGCAGTCATTGCGCTTTGAAGTCAAACGCCATGCAGGGCAGGCATTCAAGCCGTTGAACGAAGCCGATGCCATGGTGGCGGTTAAGGCTTTGCAGCCGGCCGAGTTCAGGGTGGCAGAGCGGGAAGACAAACCCACAAAATCAAAACCGTCGGCGCCGTTTATCACCTCTACTTTGCAACAGGCTGCCAGTACGCGGCTTGGCTTCTCGGTCAAGAAAACCATGATGATGGCGCAACGGCTGTATGAGGCGGGCTACATCACCTACATGCGAACGGACTCGACCAATTTATCTGCGGAAGCCGTGAACGCCTGTCGTCACTACATCCAGTCACAGTTCGGGGATCGTTACCTGCCCGAAGCGCCTAATACCTACGGCAGCAAAGAGGGTGCACAAGAGGCTCACGAAGCCATCCGGCCGTCCGAAGTAACCTTGATGCCCACGCAACTCAAAGGCATGGAGCGGGATGCCGAGCGCTTGTATGCCTTGATCTGGCAGCAATTTGTGGCCTGTCAGATGACGCCAGCTGAATTTACATCGACCTCCGTTGTGGTACATGCGGCGGACTACGAGTTGCGCACCCGCGGGCGCGTGATCCGGTTTGATGGTTTTATGAAAGTCATGCCGCCGCAAGCCAAAAAAGACGAAGACGTGGTATTGCCCGACGTGAAAGTGGGCGAGCTGTTGAACCTGGTCAAACTCGAGCCAAACCAGCATTTCACCAAGCCGCCCGCACGATACTCGGAAGCGGCGTTGGTGAAAGAGCTTGAAAAGCGCGGTATTGGCCGGCCTTCAACCTACGCTGCGATTATTTCCACCATTCAGGATCGGGGTTACGCGCGTCTGGAAGGGCGGCGGTTCTTTGCTGAAAAAATGGGGGACATCGTCACCGAGCGCCTGGTCGAAAGCTTCGATGATCTGATGGCTTACTCCTTTACCGCAGAGTTGGAGCAATCGTTGGATCAGATCGCGACCGGTGAGCGCGGCTGGCAGGACGTACTGGACGAGTTTTACCAGAACTTTTCCAAGAAACTGGCAGAAGCCAAAGCGGCCGACGGCGGTATGCGCGCCAATGATCCCACCGATACCGATATCGCCTGCGGTCAGTGTGGCCGCCATATGCAGATTCGCACTGGCTCGACGGGTGTGTTTCTGGGTTGCTCGGGCTACGGTTTACCACCCAAAGAGCGATGCAAAAATACCATGAATCTGGTGTCCGGCGATGAAGTGATCAGTGCCGATGACGAGGACGCAGAGACTCAGGCATTGCGCAAAAAGCGGCGCTGCAAATTGTGCCGTGCGGCCATGGACAGCTACCTGCTGGATGAAACGCGCAAGCTGCACATCTGCGGCAACAACCCCGATTGTTCCGGTTTTGAAGTGGAAGCCGGTAGCTTCAAGATCAAAGGTTACGATGGGCCCACGCTCGAGTGCGATAAGTGTGGCAGCGAAATGCAGCTCAAAACCGGCCGCTTTGGCAAGTACTTTGGCTGCACCAATGAGGCCTGTAAGAACACCCGCAAGCTGCTTAAAAATGGCGAAGCGGCACCCCCCAAAATGGATCCGGTGCCCATGCCGGAACTGGCTTGCCAGAAAGTGGACGACACCTACATCCTGCGCGATGGTGCTGCAGGTTTGTTCCTGGCTGCCAGTCAGTTTCCGAAAAACCGCGAGACCCGGGCACCGCTGGTGAGCGAATTGCTACCGCACAAGGATGAGATCGATTCCAAATATGCGTTTCTTATGAAGGCGCCTGTTGTGGACGACGAAGGTAATCCCACGCTGGTCCGGTTCAACCGGAAAGAAAAAACCCACTACGTCCAGTCTGAAGTGGATGGTAAGGCATCGGGTTGGAAAGCCGTGTACGAAGGCGGCAAGTGGGTGACCGAGGTGGCACGTAAAGCCAAAAAAGCCCCGGTCAAGAAAAAGGCAACCAAGAAAAAAGCCCCGGCCAAAAAGGCCTGAGCCATGGCCGCCAGCCTGAATCAACAATTTGCCTGGTGTGAGCTGCTGCTGGCCCAATGGGGCGCTGACAGTCTGCCGTGGCGACAGGACGCGTTGGTGCAGTCGCTCAGCTGGCACCTGCACATCGCCTATTGTGCGTTGCTGCGCGATATGGCGGGCGCTGCGCGTTTGCCGCTGACGGTGGCGC
This region of Simiduia agarivorans SA1 = DSM 21679 genomic DNA includes:
- the topA gene encoding type I DNA topoisomerase; the protein is MAKALVIVESPAKAKTINKYLGSDFVVKSSVGHIRDLPTSGSAKGAVDPKERARQAAITRKMSPEEKARHKETKAREQLINRMGIDPEHHWQAQYAILPGKEKVVAELRSLAAKADEIYLATDLDREGEAIAWHLREAIGGDESRYKRVVFNEITKSAIQEAFSEPGSLDMDRVNAQQARRFLDRVVGYMVSPLLWEKVARGLSAGRVQSVAVRLLVEREREIRAFVPEEYWDIFANLTNQQQQSLRFEVKRHAGQAFKPLNEADAMVAVKALQPAEFRVAEREDKPTKSKPSAPFITSTLQQAASTRLGFSVKKTMMMAQRLYEAGYITYMRTDSTNLSAEAVNACRHYIQSQFGDRYLPEAPNTYGSKEGAQEAHEAIRPSEVTLMPTQLKGMERDAERLYALIWQQFVACQMTPAEFTSTSVVVHAADYELRTRGRVIRFDGFMKVMPPQAKKDEDVVLPDVKVGELLNLVKLEPNQHFTKPPARYSEAALVKELEKRGIGRPSTYAAIISTIQDRGYARLEGRRFFAEKMGDIVTERLVESFDDLMAYSFTAELEQSLDQIATGERGWQDVLDEFYQNFSKKLAEAKAADGGMRANDPTDTDIACGQCGRHMQIRTGSTGVFLGCSGYGLPPKERCKNTMNLVSGDEVISADDEDAETQALRKKRRCKLCRAAMDSYLLDETRKLHICGNNPDCSGFEVEAGSFKIKGYDGPTLECDKCGSEMQLKTGRFGKYFGCTNEACKNTRKLLKNGEAAPPKMDPVPMPELACQKVDDTYILRDGAAGLFLAASQFPKNRETRAPLVSELLPHKDEIDSKYAFLMKAPVVDDEGNPTLVRFNRKEKTHYVQSEVDGKASGWKAVYEGGKWVTEVARKAKKAPVKKKATKKKAPAKKA